In one Bacillus sp. PK3_68 genomic region, the following are encoded:
- a CDS encoding GNAT family protein, producing MIHLKTFTEKDFEGLIREIDSERLMMQWSGRTYQYPLTKEQLSEYVEMEGQKGSYIYKAVDSISNEVVGHIALREINQVHQIGRISYVLVYKEHRGKGIANQLFQKILHLAFNELLLNRVSLGVFNFNKAAIACYENFGFKKEGIQRQVCRFKDEYWDNIEMALLRSEWEEQNKFPQPEVM from the coding sequence GTGATCCATTTAAAAACGTTCACAGAAAAAGATTTTGAGGGGCTTATCCGAGAGATTGATTCCGAACGACTAATGATGCAATGGTCAGGACGAACCTATCAGTATCCATTAACAAAAGAGCAGCTTAGCGAATACGTTGAGATGGAAGGCCAAAAAGGCAGCTATATTTATAAAGCCGTAGATTCGATAAGCAATGAAGTTGTTGGTCACATTGCATTAAGAGAAATTAACCAGGTACACCAGATAGGAAGAATCAGCTACGTACTTGTTTATAAAGAACACCGGGGCAAAGGAATTGCCAATCAGCTTTTTCAAAAGATTCTTCACTTAGCCTTTAATGAATTACTATTAAACCGGGTGAGTCTCGGCGTGTTTAATTTTAATAAAGCGGCTATCGCCTGCTATGAAAATTTTGGTTTTAAAAAAGAAGGAATTCAACGTCAGGTATGTAGGTTTAAAGATGAATATTGGGATAATATTGAGATGGCGCTTCTACGTAGTGAATGGGAGGAACAGAATAAATTCCCTCAGCCAGAAGTGATGTAA